The Coffea arabica cultivar ET-39 chromosome 3c, Coffea Arabica ET-39 HiFi, whole genome shotgun sequence genome contains a region encoding:
- the LOC140037783 gene encoding F-box protein CPR1-like, with amino-acid sequence MSCRIPEELLFIEILTRLPVKSLGRFICVSKSWRAQISNPHFIKQHYIRRKSSNSSEVKILLGGPYQGYYKLCSSDWDKICDQNSKELIKLSPELSQWGFAYGCEILGSCNGLVCLGLLAASWPVKIILLNPLTQKQWQLPPLQTVSLFILVAQFYAPQIHCHQLFANLKTSQMSDRIPEELLFIEILLRLPVKSLGRFRCVSKSWRARISNPHFIKQHDIRRKGSNSSEVKILLGGPYQGYYKLCSSDWDKICDQNSKELIKLSPELSQWGFAYGCEILGSCNGLVCLGLLAASWPVKIILLNPLTQKQWQLPPFSFYSLAEFKTSYYEFGFGYDEDSDDYKLVVLTECRRPSFELIYESFHEIMAYSLKSNSWRKIKDSPFQALTNPHQRNGVFAGNALHWIMLDRASHAPFIAAFDLSTEQFFDLPMPEYEDYNIDRGITLGSLDGCLSAVFHIKFDPCIQVHLWVMKDYGIKDSWTQYNVRLPIWGNWNFATPVACLNDSSQQILFQVGKKFLVQYDLEKMSADFAHFLDDLDYCLVACVCFGSLIKPCGGGDGDGGNNGTKAQSSKNDGEDHNIDIIN; translated from the exons ATGTCTTGTAGGATTCCGGAGGAGCTTCTCTTCATTGAGATTCTCACCAGGTTACCTGTGAAGTCTCTTGGACGCTTCATATGTGTATCAAAATCATGGCGTGCTCAGATTAGCAATCCACATTTCATCAAGCAACATTATATCAGAAGAAAAAGCTCAAACTCTTCTGAAGTTAAGATTCTTCTTGGAGGACCCTACCAGGGCTATTACAAGTTATGCTCCTCAGATTGGGACAAAATTTGTGACCAAAATTCCAAAGAACTGATTAAACTCTCTCCTGAGTTAAGTCAGTGGGGTTTTGCCTATGGTTGTGAAATTCTGGGCTCGTGCAACGGCCTAGTCTGTCTTGGATTACTCGCTGCATCTTGGCCGGTAAAAATTATCCTCTTGAATCCTTTGACACAAAAGCAATGGCAATTGCCACCTTTGCAAAC AGTCTCCCTTTTTATATTAGTCGCACAATTTTATGCGCCACAGATTCATTGTCATCAACTCTTTGCAAACCTCAAAACTTCTCAAATGTCTGATAGGATTCCTGAGGAGCTTCTCTTCATTGAGATTCTCCTAAGGTTACCTGTGAAGTCTCTTGGACGTTTCAGATGTGTATCAAAATCATGGCGTGCTCGAATCAGCAATCCACATTTCATCAAGCAACATGATATCAGAAGAAAAGGTTCAAACTCTTCTGAAGTTAAGATTCTTCTTGGAGGACCCTACCAGGGCTATTACAAGTTATGCTCCTCAGATTGGGACAAAATTTGTGACCAAAATTCCAAAGAACTGATTAAACTCTCTCCTGAGTTAAGTCAGTGGGGTTTTGCCTATGGTTGTGAAATTCTGGGCTCGTGCAACGGCCTAGTCTGTCTTGGATTACTCGCTGCATCTTGGCCGGTAAAAATTATCCTCTTGAATCCTTTGACACAAAAGCAATGGCAATTGCCACCTTTCAGCTTTTATTCTTTAGCAGAGTTTAAGACTTCTTATTATGAATTTGGTTTCGGTTATGATGAAGATTCTGATGACTACAAGTTGGTGGTCTTGACCGAGTGTAGGAGGCCGAGTTTTGAATTAATCTATGAATCATTCCATGAAATCATGGCATACAGCTTGAAATCAAATTCATGGAGAAAGATCAAGGATTCCCCGTTTCAGGCCTTAACTAATCCTCATCAACGAAACGGTGTTTTCGCCGGAAATGCTTTGCACTGGATTATGTTGGATAGGGCGTCCCATGCTCCCTTCATTGCTGCCTTTGATCTCTCAACTGAGCAATTCTTTGATCTCCCAATGCCTGAATATGAAGATTATAACATCGATAGAGGAATCACTTTAGGTAGCTTGGATGGTTGCCTTTCTGCTGTTTTTCATATCAAGTTTGATCCTTGTATCCAGGTTCACCTATGGGTGATGAAAGATTATGGTATTAAGGATTCTTGGACTCAATATAATGTGAGGTTGCCAATTTGGGGAAATTGGAATTTCGCAACCCCTGTGGCATGTTTGAATGATTCTAGTCAGCAAATTCTATTTCAAGTTGGCAAGAAGTTTCTCGTACAATACGATCTTGAGAAGATGTCAGCAGATTTTGCTCATTTTCTTGATGATCTAGATTATTGTCTGGTGGCATGTGTTTGCTTTGGCAGCCTTATCAAACCTTGCGGTGGTGGTGATGGAGATGGAGGAAATAATGGGACAAAAGCACAAAGTTCCAAAAATGATGGCGAAGACCACAACATTGACATCATCAATTAA